The DNA segment CCAAAAGAAGGGAAGATACACGAACCAGAAGAAAATAAGGAAGGGAGATCAGAACAGGTATAAGGCATTAATAGCAATAAATACGTCAGTTACAATTACCTGAGGTGTTGGGCAATCAATACAATTAATGCATATAATAAACCCAAGTTATATGAGAAAATCGTTACGATTGTAAACTCCTATATAAGGACATAAAATTTCATTTGTAAAGACAGATTCCAAGTACTATTGAAATATACTTTTTACTTCTATGCTTTATCAAAGTTCTCAACCTTGATTTATTCTTCATTTCTCTAAGTATATTTTCTTTATCATTCTTGTTTCTTTTTCCTAATTGACATTGCGAAAGTGAAGTAAAACTTGATAATCAGTAACCTATTTTATTCTAAATTTAGACTTTGACCGATaaatctattttttggttaaacactctCTGAACTAATGCAGTCTTAATTCAATAGCATAACAAAATGGAAATACGGATTCATAGATAACACCGACAAGTTGAGATTCTTCCAGTTATTATACACTTATACAAATTAGATCTGGTATTGCCTACCACGAATTTACTGAGACCTGTATGTCAGTAGATGATTAAATATTTGACTTTTAGAACCTCTACTTACAAACAATGGCGAGCCAGGAATTTCAGTTAATAATATAAAGAAGGAAATATACAAAAAAGTCAAGGGAATTTAACATCTATTAtatttacataaaaaaaaaaaatttaacctAGTATATGTAGTATAATTTCTCGGCAAGGAGGATTCGGATGAACCCCTTCCACACCCTGGCTCCACCCATGGTTACAGAGAAGACAATTTAAATAGTATTGGAATGAAATGAGTGGGaacatgtatatatatagagTCATAGCCGATTAGTATTGATAATGTAATGTTTAAGTAAGAAATTCGAGGCTGCAAATTATAGCTTACATTATTTTCCCTGTTTTACCCTAATTCATCAAAACAACCAAATGATTCAAAGCAATTAAGTGGAGTTTGTAGGGCCTGGATATTCTAGTGCAGAACAAGCAAACAAAAAGTAGTGGATAATTCCTCAGCAAATCACCAAATTATGGCTCTATATATGTATAGCCAAGAAACTCAAGCTTAATTGCCTGTACCATTTTATACATACGTCTGGGATAAAATAATTCTCATCATTCTTTGAGAATCGAATTCTCTGCCAATATGAGTCATGTTATCAAAATTCTCCATACGACCTTCGGACTTTTTGGTAGGATTTTAATTTCATTGTCCTATTAATATATTGTTTCCTGTGTTTATTCTTAGTTGAATTCCTTTGAGTTGTTTATGATATATTTTTTCTTCATCTGTTTTTCCATAAATAGGAAATGTTTTTGGTATATTACTATTCTTGGCGCCCTTGTAAGTCTTCGATCAAGTTTAACTTaatttctttctttatgtgtatGCATGTGTGTGTTTTTTTCTCATTAAAACTaataacataattatcaaattttaACACTACAGGATTACATTCAAAAGGATTATCATGAAGAGATCAACAGAGAAATTTTCGGGCGTGCCATATTTAATGAGTCTCTTCAACTGCTTGTTCTCAGCTTGGTAAGCTTCTCCAACTCACATTTCAACATGAAAACCAGCTGTTCTTGTTGGGGAGGGGGGGGGATAACCAAATTAgaatttatataataaaaagaaagaaattatTAGTTGTCAAATCTTCATAGATGACAAATATTCATAAACCCAAGTCGTAAATAGAAACCAGTCTGCCATACAACATTAGTGCAACTCCTATTGTCTCTTTCTTTCCACATAGCTTTCTTGATTTCTAGAAAGTAACTTAAAAAAGACAAGTTTTGTTTATTTAAGCATGGGATTTATAAAACAAGATATCGAGGTAAGGTGGAACAAGATATAAGTGTTAGAAATATGTGCCACCAAGTCATGTAAAAGTTTATTCGTGAGAGTAGAAACACATTTATTTATAATGGAATGAAATCACGTTACTTGAACCACATTTCTTGTCTAAGAATAAGAGTCAAGCCTACACGAGTGTGTTAGAGCAGgcaaatttatatatattttttaaataatgaGTGGCGATGAGACTTGAACGAGTACCAATGGCAACTCATTTGATTATGTTGAAATGTAGGTTCATTTCATCTAAAAGTTTAAATAATGGGTAGCGATGAGACTTGAACGAGTACCAAtacctttatttatttatgtaaGGTTTGCAACATGGTTCCTCACGTGCGGGCCCGACTCTTTTTTGTCGGGGAACTTGTACTACAAAATTTCTTTTATGATTTTTTGACAATGAGAATTGAACCTACGACCAAAGTTCCAGTTAGATATAGTAGTGATTTTTATCTTTTCGTTTTTTTCTTATGAACATAAAACAGGTATGGTCTGGCTTTTGTGTCACGGAACAACACGTTGTTAACAGTGCTGGCTTCTATAGGTGGTGGCTTGGAGGCAATCTATGTGTTAATTTTCCTCATATTTGCACCCAAGAGAGAGAAGCTTAAGATCTCTGGAATTCTGTTTGTGGTTCTTTCCATATTTTCAATGGTGGCTTTGGTCTCTGTGTTAACACTCCATGGCAATAAAAGAAAGCTCCTTTGTGGCTTAGCTTTTGCTATTACCTGTATTATGATGTTTGGTGCTCCTCTTACTGTTATGGTGTGTCTTTTTATCTTAGGCACCTCATCATATACTACTAATAAGTAACTATTATGATTTTGGGAAAATCTGTTCTTGCCCTATATCTATCTAATTAAAATATACATTTTGTTTCCTTTGTCTTTGGCAGAGGCAAGTGATCAAATCTAAAAGTGTGGAGTACATGCCATTCTTCTTGTCACTATCTGTATTCAACTCTAGTACCTCATGGGCAATCTACGGCATACTCGGAAAGGATCCCTTCATTATTGTAAGttgctttaattaattttaaacattCAGCgactttttctttaattttactccctccgttccaatttatgagaacttatttgactgggcacggagtttaagaaaaaatgaagacttttggaatttgtggtcctaaacaagtcaaaaaaggGCTCAGAGTACTTGTGTGATGATAAAAGCTTTTTATTAAGGGTAGAATGGTAAGTTTAATctaaattattaccaaatttagaaatgggtcattctttttggaacgaaccaaaaaaggaaataggttcacataaattgaaacagagtgAGTAATTATTTTGTAGAAACTCATGATAATTACTTGGTTGATCTCCAAATTAATTATGTGGATAACTAAAAATCTTA comes from the Nicotiana sylvestris chromosome 4, ASM39365v2, whole genome shotgun sequence genome and includes:
- the LOC104227569 gene encoding bidirectional sugar transporter SWEET1-like — protein: MSHVIKILHTTFGLFGNVFGILLFLAPLITFKRIIMKRSTEKFSGVPYLMSLFNCLFSAWYGLAFVSRNNTLLTVLASIGGGLEAIYVLIFLIFAPKREKLKISGILFVVLSIFSMVALVSVLTLHGNKRKLLCGLAFAITCIMMFGAPLTVMRQVIKSKSVEYMPFFLSLSVFNSSTSWAIYGILGKDPFIIVPNAIGTLLGSVQLILYAIYRDNKGEGKKDEMNGSIETGLGKPQEKKLDCIQNEIQKEKYGSKCII